One genomic region from Reichenbachiella ulvae encodes:
- a CDS encoding tetratricopeptide repeat protein encodes MKKFLIYLIAIFPLTLVAQDDQAIQLANEYYINGEFQKAKDIYDDLAKDSRNIPSIHNNYFNVLLSLNEYKDAEKYLNRALKSYPSNVYYRIDEGILMTATNRNSQADRYYQQIIADIKDNGFLVRTAAQYFISKQLTNYALQTYLEGRKESRNDQDYALELANTYRILGEKKKMINEYLVFASLRPQNLRYVKNILQNLLQTEEDMNNFQMTLLDNIQRHPNENMYSDLLIWAFLQQKDFHGAFVQAKAVNKRLNENGYRLFNIGTIAMKNESYDEAEEIFQYIVDKLEDSPYYLRSQRELITARQEKVKSTYPIDITAIRLLTMDYQELIRHAGLNPQTIEAYRQKALLHAFYLDEKDSAISILNQIIELPRINPKIKALSKLDLGDIYLLIDEPWEATLLYSQVEKANKSSTVGYEAKFKNAKLNYYLGNFELAKGHLDVLKTATTKEIANDAMALSLLIQNNTALDTSDFVLKKYAEIDLLLFQNKIDQAKNSYQQMLVDYPHHSLADEIHWQMANIYLEIGEFENAVLQLEVIQSDFEKDIFGDDAMFMKAKIQEEYLMNKEMAMDLYRQFLIDYPGSIYVSEARKRFRSLRGDEIYQ; translated from the coding sequence ATGAAGAAATTCCTTATTTATTTAATAGCCATATTCCCCCTCACACTGGTGGCCCAGGATGATCAAGCTATTCAGCTAGCCAATGAGTATTATATCAATGGGGAATTTCAAAAGGCAAAAGATATCTACGACGATCTGGCAAAGGATAGCCGGAATATTCCCAGTATCCACAATAACTATTTCAATGTCCTATTATCGCTCAACGAATACAAGGATGCCGAAAAGTATCTGAACCGCGCTCTCAAATCATATCCATCGAATGTCTACTACAGAATCGATGAAGGAATATTGATGACCGCTACCAATCGCAATTCACAGGCCGATCGATACTATCAACAGATCATCGCTGATATCAAAGACAATGGATTTTTGGTGCGGACTGCTGCGCAGTATTTTATCAGCAAACAATTGACTAACTATGCACTTCAGACTTATCTCGAAGGAAGGAAGGAAAGTAGAAATGATCAGGACTATGCACTGGAGTTAGCTAACACATACAGGATATTAGGAGAGAAGAAAAAAATGATAAATGAGTATCTCGTCTTCGCTTCGCTCAGACCACAGAATTTGAGATATGTTAAAAATATCCTTCAAAACTTACTGCAGACTGAAGAGGATATGAACAATTTTCAAATGACACTCCTCGACAATATTCAAAGGCATCCCAACGAGAACATGTATTCGGATTTGTTGATATGGGCTTTTTTGCAGCAAAAAGATTTTCATGGTGCATTTGTACAAGCTAAGGCAGTGAATAAACGATTGAATGAAAATGGTTATCGACTTTTCAACATTGGTACCATTGCCATGAAAAATGAAAGCTATGATGAGGCCGAGGAGATTTTTCAATATATCGTAGATAAACTCGAGGATAGTCCCTACTATTTGCGATCTCAAAGAGAACTGATTACCGCCCGACAGGAAAAAGTCAAATCTACCTATCCGATTGACATCACTGCGATTCGTCTGCTGACCATGGATTATCAGGAATTGATTCGACATGCAGGACTGAATCCACAGACGATAGAGGCCTACAGACAAAAGGCACTTCTACATGCTTTCTATTTGGATGAGAAAGATTCGGCCATTTCAATTTTGAATCAGATCATTGAACTTCCTCGAATCAATCCAAAGATCAAGGCTTTGAGCAAATTGGATTTGGGAGATATTTATCTGCTGATAGATGAACCATGGGAAGCGACACTTCTCTACTCTCAAGTAGAGAAGGCAAATAAATCCAGCACGGTGGGATATGAGGCTAAATTCAAAAATGCCAAATTGAATTATTACTTAGGGAATTTCGAATTGGCAAAGGGACACCTTGATGTTTTGAAAACTGCTACGACCAAGGAGATCGCCAATGATGCCATGGCCTTGAGTCTTTTGATTCAGAACAATACGGCATTAGATACTTCGGATTTTGTATTGAAGAAATATGCCGAAATTGATTTGTTGCTCTTTCAAAATAAAATAGATCAAGCCAAAAATTCCTATCAACAAATGCTAGTGGATTATCCACATCATTCGCTGGCAGATGAAATTCATTGGCAAATGGCAAATATCTATTTGGAAATCGGTGAGTTCGAAAATGCCGTGCTACAGTTGGAGGTGATCCAGTCGGATTTCGAAAAAGATATTTTTGGAGATGATGCGATGTTTATGAAAGCAAAAATTCAAGAAGAATATTTGATGAACAAAGAAATGGCCATGGATCTATATCGTCAATTTTTGATTGATTATCCGGGTAGCATTTATGTCTCAGAAGCTCGTAAAAGATTTCGCTCCCTCAGAGGGGATGAGATCTATCAGTAA
- a CDS encoding acetyl-CoA C-acyltransferase, producing the protein MEAYIVKGYRTAVGKAKKGGFRFTRPDDLAADVIKHLVKEVPELDPKRIDDLIVGNAIPEAEQGMQMGRMISLLSLPMEVPGVTVNRYCGSGLETIAMATAKIKAGMADCIIAGGTESMSLVPMMGYKTALNWKIAENNPEYYLSMGVTAEEIAKDYGISREQADQFAVDSHNKALAAIKDGKFKDEILPINVHETYVNEEGKKVDRDFVVDTDEGPRPGTSMDGLAKLRPAFKMGGMVTAGNSSQTSDGAAFVMVMSEKMVKELNLEPIARMVTYTAAGVSPRIMGIGPVEAIPKALKQAGLKLNDIEQIELNEAFATQALAVIQEAKLNPEIVNVNGGAVALGHPLGCTGAKLSIQLLNEMRRRKQKYGIVTACVGGGQGVAGVYEFLK; encoded by the coding sequence ATGGAAGCATACATAGTAAAAGGATATAGAACAGCAGTAGGAAAGGCCAAAAAAGGAGGCTTTAGATTTACCCGTCCGGACGATCTGGCTGCTGACGTGATTAAGCATTTGGTAAAAGAAGTACCGGAGCTGGATCCAAAAAGAATAGATGACCTGATCGTGGGCAATGCCATCCCCGAGGCAGAACAAGGCATGCAAATGGGTCGAATGATTTCCCTACTTTCATTGCCGATGGAAGTACCTGGTGTTACAGTCAACAGATACTGTGGATCAGGACTGGAAACCATCGCCATGGCTACTGCCAAAATTAAAGCGGGCATGGCGGATTGTATCATTGCGGGTGGAACAGAATCCATGTCACTCGTACCGATGATGGGATATAAAACTGCTCTGAATTGGAAAATAGCGGAGAATAATCCGGAGTACTATCTGTCGATGGGTGTTACAGCCGAAGAAATCGCTAAGGATTACGGAATTAGCCGTGAGCAGGCGGATCAGTTTGCAGTTGATTCTCACAACAAGGCACTGGCCGCTATCAAAGACGGAAAGTTCAAAGATGAGATTCTGCCAATCAATGTGCACGAAACTTATGTGAACGAAGAAGGCAAAAAAGTTGATCGTGATTTTGTAGTGGATACTGACGAAGGCCCAAGGCCAGGTACCTCTATGGATGGTTTGGCGAAATTGAGGCCTGCATTTAAAATGGGAGGGATGGTTACCGCTGGTAATTCATCTCAAACTTCTGATGGAGCGGCTTTCGTGATGGTAATGTCTGAGAAAATGGTGAAAGAATTAAATCTAGAGCCAATAGCGAGAATGGTGACATATACCGCAGCAGGTGTCAGTCCAAGAATCATGGGTATTGGTCCGGTTGAGGCCATTCCGAAGGCATTGAAGCAAGCTGGATTGAAATTGAATGACATTGAGCAAATCGAATTGAACGAGGCATTTGCTACTCAGGCTTTAGCAGTTATCCAAGAAGCAAAACTGAATCCGGAAATTGTAAACGTAAATGGAGGAGCTGTTGCATTGGGTCACCCGCTGGGATGTACCGGAGCAAAACTATCTATTCAGTTGCTCAACGAAATGCGTCGTAGGAAACAGAAATATGGAATAGTCACTGCCTGCGTAGGTGGTGGACAAGGTGTCGCTGGTGTCTATGAGTTTTTGAAATAA
- a CDS encoding DUF3857 domain-containing transglutaminase family protein codes for MINWKKILSGLLFFVASPLFAQNYSIDQIPDSLLENANAVYFVDEMVHEIINSESAIQKSHVVIAILNKKAKNLADQTVYYDGFRKINRFEGKVYDANGELIDKTRKSDIYDRSAVSGSTIYSDGRLQYLDLTQNEYPYIVEFWIEREYLMTYSTPNWYVMPGSNVSVMKSHFSVTSPDHLMPNFKLENTDQKFYEIKRGGKTTLSISYSNMKAVEKEPYGPSVSEFTPVIFSSPSQFSYDGYAGTMYSWQEYGKWMLQLNEGKDDISLSTIEEIEQLTKNANSDEEKARIVYDYLQNKTRYVSIQLGIGGLQPFPASTVDEYGYGDCKALSNYTQALLKAIDVESYYTIVYGGENPPFRKLDKDFTMDVFNHIILCVPNQGDTLWLECTSQTNPFGYQGNFTGDRDVLLVTPEGGKLAHTTIYEKEDNLQFTKANVSILEGGDAKASFKRIYTGLQYENNNLNWKINDGEDELKKWIYNNTQVSDFKINDFSFELKKDKIPSIIEEADISIHSLASGKGKRMFITPNLMNRWEYVPKRMSDRKTEVELTSCYIDSDSIIYEVPEKYHVEFIPEDILIETEFGKYEAHFSFDNHQLIYTRRLAKNKGRFPKESYQKYREFTENVKEADHKKVVFIDKT; via the coding sequence ATGATTAACTGGAAGAAAATTCTAAGTGGCTTGCTATTTTTTGTAGCAAGTCCACTTTTCGCACAGAATTACAGCATCGACCAAATACCGGATAGCTTACTAGAAAATGCCAATGCTGTTTATTTCGTAGACGAGATGGTGCATGAAATCATAAATAGTGAATCGGCTATTCAAAAATCTCACGTAGTAATAGCGATCCTGAACAAAAAGGCCAAAAATCTCGCTGATCAGACAGTATATTATGATGGTTTTCGAAAAATAAACCGTTTCGAAGGCAAAGTCTATGATGCAAATGGAGAATTAATTGATAAAACCAGAAAATCCGATATATATGACCGGAGTGCAGTTTCTGGCTCTACGATCTATTCAGATGGCCGACTACAATATCTGGATTTGACTCAAAATGAATACCCATACATTGTAGAGTTTTGGATTGAGCGAGAATATCTAATGACCTATTCTACTCCCAACTGGTATGTCATGCCAGGCTCTAATGTATCAGTGATGAAATCGCATTTTTCCGTAACTAGTCCGGATCATTTGATGCCCAATTTTAAATTGGAAAATACAGATCAAAAATTCTATGAAATAAAAAGGGGAGGCAAAACCACACTGTCAATTTCTTATTCGAATATGAAAGCAGTAGAAAAGGAACCCTATGGGCCTTCAGTTTCAGAATTTACTCCAGTTATATTCAGCAGCCCTTCTCAGTTTAGCTACGATGGCTATGCTGGTACGATGTATTCGTGGCAAGAATATGGAAAATGGATGTTGCAACTAAATGAAGGCAAAGATGATATCTCATTATCCACAATAGAAGAAATAGAACAACTCACGAAAAATGCAAATTCGGATGAAGAGAAAGCTCGGATCGTATACGATTACCTCCAGAACAAAACACGATACGTTAGTATCCAACTCGGAATAGGTGGACTTCAGCCATTTCCTGCGAGCACGGTAGATGAGTATGGATATGGAGATTGCAAGGCTCTTTCGAATTATACTCAAGCTCTCTTAAAAGCCATTGATGTCGAATCATATTATACTATTGTTTATGGTGGAGAGAATCCCCCGTTTAGAAAACTTGATAAGGATTTTACAATGGACGTATTCAACCATATTATACTTTGTGTTCCCAATCAAGGTGATACCTTATGGTTAGAGTGTACCAGCCAAACCAATCCTTTTGGATATCAGGGAAATTTTACTGGAGACAGAGATGTCTTACTGGTTACTCCTGAAGGAGGAAAATTGGCTCACACCACCATATACGAAAAAGAGGATAACCTACAATTCACCAAGGCCAATGTTTCAATTCTAGAAGGCGGAGATGCTAAGGCATCTTTCAAAAGAATCTATACGGGTCTGCAATACGAAAATAATAACCTCAATTGGAAAATAAATGATGGTGAAGATGAACTGAAAAAGTGGATTTATAACAACACTCAAGTTTCCGATTTCAAGATCAATGATTTTTCCTTCGAATTGAAAAAAGATAAAATACCTTCCATCATAGAAGAGGCAGATATCAGCATTCATAGTTTAGCATCAGGCAAAGGCAAAAGAATGTTTATCACACCAAACTTGATGAATCGCTGGGAATATGTCCCCAAACGAATGAGTGATAGAAAAACGGAAGTCGAATTGACAAGTTGCTATATCGATAGCGACAGCATCATCTATGAGGTACCCGAAAAATATCATGTAGAATTTATACCTGAAGATATTTTGATAGAAACTGAATTTGGAAAATATGAGGCTCATTTTTCATTCGACAATCATCAACTCATCTATACCAGAAGGTTAGCCAAAAACAAAGGCCGGTTTCCAAAAGAATCTTACCAAAAGTACCGAGAGTTTACAGAGAACGTAAAAGAGGCAGATCACAAAAAGGTCGTATTTATCGACAAGACATAA
- a CDS encoding MarR family winged helix-turn-helix transcriptional regulator: protein MKKEETVDYHIKVVWHAISRMYNQGGSEKGITASSGFVLLNIDMEKGTPATKIAPLLGMEARSLTRMLKSMEQTGLIYREKDPSDKRSVRIMLTEEGMKKRAFARKAVIYFNESVRKKVTDEKLQAFFEVMGAIDQVIEENRNIEQQLILIENE from the coding sequence ATGAAAAAAGAAGAGACAGTAGACTACCACATCAAAGTAGTCTGGCATGCGATTTCGAGAATGTACAATCAGGGAGGATCAGAGAAAGGAATCACGGCTTCATCTGGATTTGTGCTACTCAATATTGATATGGAAAAGGGAACTCCGGCGACAAAGATCGCCCCCTTGTTGGGAATGGAAGCTCGCAGTTTGACTCGCATGCTCAAGAGTATGGAACAAACGGGATTGATCTATCGCGAAAAAGATCCATCGGATAAACGCTCCGTTCGTATCATGCTCACCGAAGAAGGAATGAAAAAAAGAGCCTTTGCACGAAAGGCAGTCATATATTTTAATGAAAGCGTTCGAAAGAAAGTCACCGACGAAAAACTACAGGCATTCTTTGAAGTCATGGGCGCAATAGATCAAGTCATAGAAGAAAACAGAAACATAGAACAACAATTAATTTTGATCGAAAATGAATAG
- a CDS encoding MaoC family dehydratase, with protein sequence MLKVGDQYQTEFSITQEQINLFAEISGDKNPLHLDADYAATTPFKQPIAHGIFSAAFISKVLGMDFPGQGTLYLSQNLSFKRPVFPDQAYEVRMEITETMEGKHIATIKTQIFDKEKNKIVVDGEAQVRHMEQLP encoded by the coding sequence ATGTTAAAAGTAGGAGATCAATACCAAACGGAGTTCAGTATTACGCAAGAGCAAATAAATTTATTCGCAGAAATCTCGGGAGACAAAAACCCGCTTCATCTAGATGCCGATTATGCTGCAACGACTCCCTTCAAACAACCAATAGCGCATGGAATATTTTCCGCAGCTTTTATTTCAAAGGTGTTGGGGATGGATTTCCCAGGTCAAGGAACGTTGTATTTGTCTCAAAACCTTTCATTCAAAAGACCTGTATTTCCAGATCAAGCATATGAGGTGAGGATGGAGATAACTGAAACGATGGAGGGAAAACATATTGCTACTATCAAAACACAGATATTCGATAAAGAAAAGAATAAGATCGTAGTAGATGGTGAGGCTCAAGTCAGACATATGGAACAATTGCCATAA
- a CDS encoding 3-hydroxyacyl-CoA dehydrogenase/enoyl-CoA hydratase family protein gives MNRAIKKVAVLGSGIMGSRIACHFANIGVEVLLLDIVPKDVNETEKAKGLTLDNPQVRNRIVNDAFQSTLKSKPAALYESAKASLVTLGNFDDDMSKIAEYDWVIEVVVENLDIKKKVFENVEKYRKPGTLITSNTSGIPIHLMTDGRSDDFKKHFCGTHFFNPPRYLRLLEIIPTKDTDPEIVDFLMKYGDLFLGKETVLCKDTPAFIANRIGIYAIMSGMHTIEKMGLTVGEVDRMTGPIIGRAKSATFRTMDVVGLDTTVNVANNLYAGLPDDESRDAFKLPGIVKSLYDKKWWGDKTQQGYFKKTKDENGKTVILELDFKTMEYGERTKAHYESLSKVKDIENVKERLPILVNAEDKAGEFYRATFYDMFKYCSLRIPEIADELYRIDQAVAAGFAWEIGPFETWDVLGVKQTAEKMEAAGMAPADWVNEMIDAGHESFYKFENGKKLYYDIPSKSYKVIPGTEGFIILEAFKENKVVYQNPGATVYDVGDGILNVEFHTKMNAIGGEVIEGINTAISMAEENFRGVVIGNEGQNFSAGANLAMLFMFASDQEYDEIDLMIRQFQLTMTRARFSDIPVVSAPSGMALGGGCELSLHCDAIQAHAESYIGLVEVGVGLIPGGGGTKEMTLRSSDEYGEGDPELNTLQKYFMNIATAKVATSAAEAAEMNILRPSDRVTLNRSRLLADAKARAIEMAEAGYTRPTERTDIKVHGRSSMAMFEAGITGMLYGNYISEHDAKIAKKLAYVMSGGDLTSSTLVSEQYLLDLEREAFLSLTAEPKTLERIHSILFKGKPLRN, from the coding sequence ATGAATAGAGCCATCAAAAAAGTTGCTGTGCTTGGATCTGGGATCATGGGTTCCAGAATAGCATGTCACTTTGCCAACATTGGAGTTGAAGTACTCCTGTTGGACATTGTACCGAAAGACGTAAATGAAACTGAAAAAGCAAAAGGACTAACACTAGACAATCCTCAGGTTCGAAACCGTATTGTCAATGATGCATTTCAATCCACACTGAAATCCAAACCGGCCGCTTTGTACGAGAGTGCAAAAGCTTCGCTGGTTACACTTGGTAATTTTGACGATGACATGTCCAAGATTGCGGAGTATGATTGGGTGATCGAAGTGGTAGTCGAAAATCTAGATATCAAGAAGAAGGTTTTCGAAAATGTGGAAAAGTACCGCAAACCCGGAACGCTTATCACCTCCAATACATCAGGAATTCCAATTCATCTGATGACGGATGGGAGAAGCGACGATTTCAAAAAACATTTCTGCGGAACACACTTTTTCAATCCACCGAGATATCTCCGCTTGCTAGAGATCATCCCGACTAAAGATACTGATCCAGAGATTGTGGATTTCTTGATGAAATACGGAGACCTCTTCCTCGGAAAGGAAACGGTGCTTTGCAAAGACACCCCAGCCTTCATCGCCAATCGAATTGGAATCTATGCAATCATGTCGGGTATGCATACCATTGAAAAAATGGGACTGACCGTAGGCGAAGTGGATCGTATGACTGGCCCGATCATCGGTCGAGCCAAATCGGCCACATTTCGAACCATGGATGTAGTAGGGCTGGACACCACAGTCAATGTAGCGAATAATCTATACGCCGGATTGCCAGACGACGAATCTCGTGACGCTTTTAAACTTCCCGGAATCGTGAAATCCCTCTATGACAAAAAATGGTGGGGAGACAAAACCCAACAGGGATATTTCAAGAAAACCAAAGATGAAAATGGCAAAACCGTCATTTTAGAGTTGGACTTCAAAACCATGGAATATGGTGAGCGAACCAAAGCACACTATGAGAGCCTCTCTAAGGTAAAAGACATCGAAAATGTAAAAGAAAGGCTCCCAATCCTGGTTAATGCCGAGGACAAGGCAGGAGAGTTTTACAGAGCGACATTCTATGACATGTTCAAGTACTGTTCCCTCCGAATCCCTGAGATCGCCGATGAGCTATATAGGATCGACCAGGCGGTCGCCGCAGGCTTCGCATGGGAGATCGGTCCATTCGAGACCTGGGATGTCTTAGGCGTCAAGCAAACGGCTGAAAAAATGGAGGCCGCCGGAATGGCTCCTGCAGACTGGGTCAATGAGATGATCGATGCGGGTCACGAGAGCTTCTACAAATTCGAAAATGGTAAGAAGCTTTACTACGATATTCCTTCGAAATCGTACAAAGTGATACCGGGTACAGAAGGCTTCATTATCCTAGAGGCCTTCAAGGAGAACAAGGTGGTCTACCAAAATCCAGGAGCAACTGTTTACGATGTGGGTGATGGAATTTTGAATGTAGAATTTCATACTAAAATGAATGCTATAGGAGGTGAGGTGATCGAAGGGATCAATACAGCAATTTCTATGGCGGAAGAAAATTTCCGTGGCGTAGTGATCGGAAACGAGGGACAGAATTTTTCTGCCGGAGCTAACCTCGCGATGCTTTTCATGTTTGCCTCTGATCAGGAATATGACGAAATCGATCTGATGATTCGCCAATTCCAGCTGACGATGACCCGAGCACGATTTTCGGATATTCCGGTCGTATCGGCTCCATCTGGGATGGCGCTGGGTGGCGGTTGCGAATTGTCATTGCACTGCGACGCGATTCAGGCACATGCTGAATCTTATATCGGTCTGGTAGAAGTCGGTGTGGGTTTGATTCCTGGCGGTGGCGGCACCAAGGAGATGACTCTTCGCTCTTCTGACGAATATGGCGAGGGAGATCCAGAACTAAATACGCTACAAAAGTATTTTATGAATATAGCGACAGCCAAAGTGGCCACTTCAGCTGCTGAAGCTGCGGAGATGAATATTCTCAGACCATCGGATCGAGTGACATTGAATCGATCGAGACTTTTGGCGGATGCCAAAGCCAGAGCGATCGAAATGGCAGAGGCAGGATACACCCGACCTACGGAACGAACAGATATCAAAGTGCATGGACGTAGTTCGATGGCGATGTTCGAGGCGGGCATCACAGGCATGCTTTACGGAAATTATATTTCCGAGCACGATGCGAAAATTGCCAAAAAATTGGCCTACGTGATGAGTGGTGGTGATTTGACCTCATCGACCTTGGTTTCCGAGCAGTATCTATTGGATCTGGAAAGAGAAGCTTTCCTCAGTCTAACAGCTGAACCCAAAACGCTGGAACGAATCCACAGCATTTTGTTTAAAGGCAAGCCGTTGAGGAACTAG
- a CDS encoding four helix bundle protein encodes MHDFKKLNIWKRGVDLVTEIYQITSQYPESEKFGLINQIRRCSVSVPSNIAEGSGRKSDKEFRQFLSIAMGSLCELETQLVISKNLNFINSEQKEVITSEIHEIQKMIRVFGESLESKSLNTNI; translated from the coding sequence ATGCATGATTTTAAGAAACTGAATATTTGGAAGCGTGGGGTAGATTTGGTTACTGAAATTTATCAAATCACTTCACAATATCCAGAATCTGAAAAATTTGGTTTGATCAATCAAATTCGAAGATGTTCAGTATCTGTTCCATCCAATATTGCGGAAGGATCAGGTAGAAAATCAGACAAGGAGTTCAGACAATTCTTGAGTATAGCAATGGGTTCACTATGTGAACTAGAAACGCAATTGGTAATAAGTAAAAATTTGAATTTTATCAATTCGGAACAAAAGGAGGTGATTACCTCTGAAATACATGAAATTCAAAAAATGATAAGGGTTTTTGGCGAAAGTCTAGAATCCAAAAGTCTAAATACTAATATCTAA
- a CDS encoding Ig-like domain-containing domain: MRKLFPFLIIILAIYVYSCANPGSPTGGPKDTIPPSLVKSIPENQTTNYRGKEFRFEFDERIDASKLKRQLIITPIIENNFKMRVKKNQLFMEFEKDFEDSTTYTFNFADGVVDVTEKNPVPNFSIAFSTGPHLDSISISGQIKELYTDKKSKKATVALYNVNDTLDILTGKPRYFAQTDTSGFYQINNIKNGYYRIYAFEDANNNLTCQPDEEAHGFLKDSIDLTHNQEAVDIRIQLLNIKELELVRSKKTGQYFDVLYSKEIISYDIQKLNPEHKLPIPPNNLIKGKSTLRFYYDQRFRYDLDSIPLLIQTTDSVYNSIEDTVYVQFSESKRKPETLNTSLNPKDKTQIEEQFQMKMSFTKPITQYYLDSMTYQFDTLYKYTIVDSVITWNDNLTEFTINNELDKNWFQIQIDSIMNTLVDTSLLSQDSLEIDSVTAVKIKYLENIKTDQTYFNFRAGSFISIDQDTVEQITRIYTFKNPENYGTISGTVNTSRENYTLELIDNQFKVHDQIKNATKYQFRNVRPGKYSFRIKIDSNNDGRWTHGNMTLGIEPEEIYFYSETFDVRANWTLENIDISF, translated from the coding sequence ATGAGAAAGTTATTTCCTTTCCTTATCATAATCCTAGCCATCTATGTCTACTCTTGCGCCAATCCAGGATCACCAACCGGCGGACCCAAGGATACCATTCCACCTAGTCTAGTGAAGAGTATTCCTGAAAATCAAACTACCAACTACAGAGGAAAAGAATTTCGATTCGAATTTGATGAACGTATAGACGCATCCAAATTGAAACGTCAATTGATTATCACCCCAATCATTGAAAACAACTTCAAGATGAGAGTGAAAAAGAATCAACTATTCATGGAGTTCGAAAAAGATTTTGAGGATAGTACTACTTATACTTTCAATTTTGCTGATGGCGTGGTTGATGTGACAGAAAAAAATCCTGTACCTAATTTCAGCATTGCCTTTTCAACAGGACCACATCTAGACTCCATCAGTATCTCTGGACAAATCAAAGAACTGTATACAGACAAGAAAAGCAAGAAAGCAACTGTAGCTCTCTACAACGTCAATGATACTTTAGATATTCTAACAGGCAAGCCAAGATACTTTGCTCAGACAGATACCTCTGGATTCTACCAAATCAATAACATTAAAAATGGATACTATCGAATCTATGCCTTTGAAGATGCGAACAACAATTTGACTTGTCAACCAGATGAAGAAGCACATGGTTTTCTAAAAGACTCAATAGATCTTACCCATAATCAGGAGGCAGTTGACATTCGAATTCAATTACTCAACATTAAAGAATTAGAACTAGTAAGATCAAAGAAGACAGGTCAATATTTCGATGTTCTCTATTCAAAGGAGATTATATCATATGACATACAGAAACTCAATCCTGAGCACAAACTTCCTATTCCTCCTAACAATCTGATCAAAGGAAAATCAACCTTGAGATTTTATTATGACCAGAGATTCAGATATGATTTGGACAGTATTCCTTTACTCATCCAAACAACCGACAGTGTTTACAATTCAATCGAAGATACAGTTTATGTACAATTCTCCGAAAGTAAACGCAAACCAGAAACCCTCAACACTTCGTTGAATCCAAAAGACAAAACACAAATAGAAGAGCAATTCCAAATGAAGATGAGTTTTACCAAACCCATTACTCAATATTATTTGGACAGCATGACCTATCAGTTCGATACATTATATAAATATACCATAGTAGATAGTGTAATAACCTGGAACGATAACCTAACAGAATTTACCATCAATAATGAATTGGATAAAAACTGGTTTCAAATTCAAATTGACAGCATCATGAACACACTCGTAGACACAAGTCTATTGAGTCAAGACAGTCTTGAAATAGATTCAGTCACCGCTGTTAAAATCAAATACCTGGAAAACATAAAGACTGATCAGACCTATTTCAATTTTAGAGCTGGTTCATTTATATCAATCGATCAAGATACAGTAGAACAAATAACCAGAATCTATACTTTCAAAAATCCAGAAAACTATGGTACCATTTCAGGTACGGTAAATACTTCACGTGAAAACTATACTCTGGAGTTAATCGACAATCAATTCAAAGTACACGATCAAATCAAGAATGCCACCAAATACCAATTCAGAAATGTTAGACCAGGTAAGTATAGCTTTAGAATTAAAATAGATTCAAATAACGACGGCCGTTGGACACATGGTAATATGACCTTGGGAATTGAACCTGAGGAGATCTATTTCTACTCAGAAACCTTCGATGTTAGAGCCAATTGGACTTTAGAAAATATTGACATAAGCTTCTAA